The sequence CAGATAATGGCTTCGTTGCTCTTCAGTTCTACGGCGCAGATTCTCATCGGTTCCTCAGGTGTCCCCAGTGATGGCTAGATCGGCGGCCAGTATAGTGGATCCCGCGGCGCTGCGGGAGGGGGATTCTTGTCCGTCCTCCCTCTTTGGGGAAGAAATGGTCAGGGGGCCGGGACGGGCAAACAGGAATCCCTGCATTCGGGTGATGCCGCGATCCAGCAGGTAGAGGCGCTGCTCCTCGGTTTCCACCCCTTCGGCGATCACCTCGATCTCCAGCCGGTTGGCCAGTTGCAGGATGGAGTCCAGCACCGGCTGGGGGTCGCGGCGGTGCTTGATCGCCTGAATAAAGCTGCGGTCCACCTTCAGATAGTCAGGCTGGAACACCTTGAGGCTGGCCAGGCCGTTGTGGCCGGTGCCGAAGTCGTCGATGGCCACCTTAAAACCGCGCTGGCGGATGTTGTACAGGGTGCGCTGAAAGGGGCGGGAGTGGAAATCCAGCACCTCGCGTTCGGTGATCTCCACCACCATCTGCCAGGGCTCGATGCCAATCTGCCGGCTCAGGTGCTCGAGGAAATCCCCCAGGCTGCGCTTCTCCGACAGCAGCTGCTGACCCGCCAGGTTGATGCTCAGGTAGCCATGTTGAGAGGGTTGGTACTGGCACTGGGGCGCCAGCTCATACAGCAGCCGGTCCAGTTGCTGGTGGTACTCCAGCATGGGAATGAACTCGTCCGGCGGGACATTTCCCAGTTGTGGGTGACTCCAGCGTGCCAGCATCTCGTGGCCCAGCACCCTCTTGTCGCGGCCATCCACTATGGGCTGGAACACCGGGAAGATCTCCCGGTTGCTGAAGGTGTCCAGCAGATCTTCCGGATGCAGCCCCTGATAGCTGCGCCAATAGAGCAGCAACATGGTCACCAGGGTGGAGAAGATCAGCGTCAGCGGCAGCCCCAGAGACAGATCCCGCTTCAGGGACAGTGTCAGGTGTTGCGGGGCCAGGGACAGGCTGATGGAGAGGGGGCCGCGTTGTTCCTTGTAGTGCTGAGACAGCCAGTCCTGTTTCGCCTCTCCCAGGGAGACGATGGTCTGTTCCTTGAACTTGAGGGTAATTTTAGCGTTGCTGAGCAACTCCGGCTCGGGAAACAGCAGCTCCATCATGCGCCGGCTCTTGGTGATGCCAAACAGGTAGCGGCTGTCACCCAGGTGCAGTGCCATCATCTGATAGGACTGCAGGTGATGGCTGACGTTCTTCATCCAGGTGGGGCCTTGCCCTTCGAGCAACATGTTGAAGGCGGTGGAGGGGGCGATGATCAGATCTTCGTCGCGACAGAACCCCTCTTCGTCGCTCATGGTGGCCAGGTAGTCAAAGAAGTGGGACAGCTCCGCCTGGCGCTTCAGCTCCAGCTCAGAGGAGGCGTCGCACATCCCCCAGGGAATGCGTCCGGCCAGTTGTTTGAGCTCCTGCTCACTCTGGTTGTAGTAGGCGTCGAACAGGGACAGGCCGAGATCCAGCCTGGAGTTGATGTTGTTGGTGTGGGTCATCAGGCTGAGGGAGAGGCTGAACAGCACGCCCACGAGCAGACAGAGGGAGAAGTATCGCCACCCCAGTCGGATAAAGCGTCCAAGCTGCCACCTGAATTTGCTCATAAACAGGCTGTGGTCCCTGATTGACCCCCAAAGATGTAGCTCAACTTATCACACTTTGACTTTAAAAAAACTGAACGGATACAGACATGTGAGCAAGATGTGAACGGTTTTGACTTAAATTTACTGAGGCTAAAATCCCGGCCTCGGCCCTCCTTATACCCGGCAACCGCCGCCACCTTGCCCGGGATCACAGCTTCGGTCAGTACGCAAAGCCCGTCACACCGGGAGTGAGCGTCATTCAGTGGCGTGAATCACCTTTCCAAATGACATCCATTCTTATTGCTATAGTTGGTGGACCAAGTTCACGAATGCGGTTCATGGTTAAGATCGCATTTTAACGGCTCGTTAAATAAATAACCTTTCCCTTTGTGTTGGAAATTTGGACCTTCGCCCTATCTCAAAAGGAATACCACCTAAGGGGTATGGCTAGCCTGAGGCCAAAAAAACAACATTTAAATCAATGAAACGCAAAACGACACAGGTGAAGACCTTGAGTGAGACGGTGCATATAAGTGGTTTGGTGGTGAGCTGCACGGCGGAGCTGGAGGGGGCGGTGATTCCGGCCCTGACTGAGATCCCCGGTTGTGAGCTGCACACCAAGACAGACGACGGCAAGTTGGTGGTGACCCTGGAGCGAGACAGCCAGGCCAGCACCAGCGAAGCCATTGAAGCGATATCGGCCATCGAAGGGGTGATGAACACCGCTTTGGCCTATCACAGGGTAGAACAACTCTAATATATCAAGAGGATGATATGAGCTTGAACAGACGCGAGTTTATCAAAGCCAATGCCGCAGTGGCCGCCGCCACCGCCGCGGGTGCCATCTTGCCTGTGTCCACCGTCAATGCGGCACAGGGCAAGGACGATCTGGAGTGGGGCAAAGCGCCTTGCCGTTTCTGTGGTGTGGGTTGTTCCATCATGGTGGGCACCAAGGACAACCAGGTGATCGCCACCCGCGGTAACCCAGACTCCCCTGTGAACAAAGGCATGGCCTGTGCCAAGGGCTACTACCTGTCCAAGATCATGTATGGCAAGGATCGCCTGACCACGCCTCTGCTGCGTATGAAGGGTGGCCAGTACGCCAAAGACGGTGAGCTGACTCCGGTATCCTGGGATCGCGCCTATGAGATCATGGCCGAGAAGTGGAAAGCCTCTCTGAAGAAGAAAGGCCCAAGCTCTGTGGGTATGTTCGGTTCCGGTCAATGGACCGTCTGGGAAGGCTACGCGGCCGTTAAGATGATGAAGGCGGGATTCCGTTCCAACAACATCGACCCTAACGCCCGTCACTGTATGGCCTCTGCCGTAGTGGGCTTCCTGCGCGCCTTCGGCATCGATGAGCCCATGGGCTGTTACGATGACATCGAGCACGCCGATGACTTCGTCATGTGGGGCTCCAACGCCGCCGAAGCACACCCCATCCTGTGGAACCGCGTCACCGATCGTCGTCTGGGCCACCCAGGTGCCAAGATCCACGCCATCTCCACCTACCGTAACCGCTGCTTCGACATCGCGGACAACGGCCTGATCTTCAAGCCTCAAACCGACCTGATCCTGCTGAACTACATCGCCAATTACATCATTGAGAATGGCGCGGTAAACAAGGACTTCGTCAACAAGCACACCAAGTTCGCCATGGCCACCACCGACATCGGTTACGGCCTGCGTCCTGATCACCCACGTGAGAAGGAAGCCAAGAACCAGAAGTCCGCGAAGAAGATGACCCCCATCAGCTTCGACGAGTACGCCAAGTTCCTGAGCACCTACACCCTGGAGTACACCGTTGAGCAGACCGGCGTCGACGCCGACGCTCTGGTGGCCATCGCCAAGGCCTACGCCGATCCCAAGCGTAAGGTGATGAGCATGTGGTGCATGGGTGCCAACCAGCACGTTCGTGGTGTGTGGGTGAACAACTCCATCTACAACATCCACCTGCTGACCGGCAAGATCTCCGAGCCCGGCAACAGCCCGTTCTCCCTGACCGGTCAGCCTTCCGCCTGTGGTACTGCCCGTGAAGTGGGTACCTTCGCCCACCGTCTGCCAGCAGACATGGTGGTGATGAAGAAGCCTCACCGCGACATCACCGAGAAGCGCTGGGCCGTGCCAGAGGGCACCATCCCTGCCAAGCCTGGCTACCACGCCGTGTTGCAGAGCCGCATGCTGAAAGACGGCAAGCTCAACTGCTACTGGACTCAGGTGACCAACAACCTGCAGGCCGGCCCCAACATCAACGAAGAGACTCTGCCTGGTTTCCTCAACCCAGAGAACTTCATCGTGGTGTCCGACGCCTATATGACCGTGACTGCCTCCATGGCTGACCTGGTTCTGCCGACCGCCATGTGGGTAGAGAAAGAGGGTGCCTACGGTAACGCCGAACGTCGTGGCCAGTACTGGCACCAGCTGGTTAAGCCGGTTCCCGGCGCACGCTCCGACGTGCTGCAGGTGGTTGAGTTCTCCAAGTACTTCAAGATGGAAGAGGTATGGCCTGAAGAGCTGCTGGCTCAGAAGCCTGAGTACCGCGGCAAGACCATGTTCGATGTGCTGTTTGGTAACGGCGTGGTGGACAAGTTCCCCGTATCCGACTGCAAAGGCAAGCACAACGACGAGTCCGAGGCTCTGGGCTTCTACCTGCAGAAGGGTCTGTTCGAAGAGTACGCCGCCTTTACCCGTGGCCACAAGCACGACCTGGGTGAGTTCGACGAGTACTTCGGCGAAGGCATGCGCTGGCCTGTGATTGACGGCAAAGAGACCCTGTGGCGCTTCAAAGAGGGTCTGGATCCTCTGGTTAAGCCTGGCACCGGTTTCGAGTTCTACGGCAAGCCTGACGGTAAGGCGATGATCATCGCCAACCCCTACGAGGGCCCGGCCGAGGAGCTGACCGAGCAGTACGACATGTGGCTGTGTACCGGCCGTGTACTGGAGCACTGGCACACCGGCACCATGACCGGCCGCGTCGACGAACTGAACAAGGCCTACCCTAACGCCAAGATCTACATGAGCGACAAGGACGCAGCCAAGCGCGGCCTCAAGCGTGGCGATGAGGTGATGGTCAGCAGCCCACGTGGCGCTGTTCGCACCCGCATCGAGACCAAGGGTCGTTACGAGATGCCAGAAGGCGTGGTGTTTATGCCCTTCTGTGACGCTCGTCAGCTGGTGAATAAGCTGCTGCTGGATGCCACTGACCCCATGTCCAAAGAGACCGACTTCAAGAAGTGTCCGGTTCAGGTAGTCAAGGCTTAATCGATTAGGGAAGGGGCCGCCAGGCGGCCCCTATGGAGAGACCAATGAAAGCAAAAATTCTTATGGTAGCAGCGGCCCTGATCGTGGCCGGATGTCAAATGAATGCCACCGAACAGGCTCAGAACACCGCTGAGTCCCGTCGCGGAGAGGCTGCGGTAAACACCCAGGTGCCCGCCGCCCCCATCGCCAACTATCCCAAGAAGCAGGTTGTGGATGAGGTGTTTGCCGGCCAGCCGCCGCTGATCCCTCACAAGGCGACTTACCCAATCACCCTGAAGCGCAATGGCTGCATGAGCTGCCACAAGCCCAAGAAGCAAACCCTGCCTGTCAGCCACACCGACAACGGCAAGCTCAAGGGCCAGCTGTATCAGTGTAAAGCGTGTCACGTGCCTCAGGCCGATAACGTTGGCGCCCTCGCCAACAAGTAACACCAAAAAATAATAAAGACGGGGCGGCCCACCGCCCCGCACTTTGTCAAAACAGGAGACGACAATGAAACTACGCTACCTGGCCACCGTAACTGCCCTGGCCCTTTCCTCTGCCGCTGTGGCTGCCGAGCCCGCGTCCATCGCCGATGCTGTTGCTGAAGGCTCCGTGAAGCTGGATGCCCGTCTGCGTTACGAAAACGTCAGCCAGGACAACGCTCTGAAAGACGCCGATGCCCTGACTCTGCGTACTCGCCTGACTCTGGAGACCGCTGCTTACCAGGGGCTGTCTGCCCTGGTTGAGTTTGAAGACTCCCGCGATGCCTTCGGCATCAACGATTACAACGACGCTCTGGGCAGCAAGCCAGAGTACTCTGTGATTGCCGATCCCAACACCACCGAGCTGGATCAGGCCTTCCTGCGCTATCAGCGCGGCATGTTCAAGGGCACCCTGGGTCGCCAGGTTGTGACCATGGACAACCACCGTTTCGTTGGCCACGTTGGCTGGCGTCAGGACCGTCAGACCTTCGACGCGGTCAACCTGATGCTGACCCCTGCCAAGGACCTGTCCCTGAACTACGTCTACATCAACCAGCGTAACCGCATCTTCGCCGAAGAGAAGGACGTGGATTCCAAGGACCACCTGATCAACGTTGGCTACAAGACTGGCTTCGGTAAGCTGACCGCCTACGCCTACCTGCTGGAAATGGACAACGACACCACCAACGGCATCGACACCTATGGTGTTCGTTTCGCCGGTGGCGCCAAGCTGGCCAACACCCCGGTTAAGTACCAGCTGGAGTACGCCACTCAGGAAAACAAGGCCAACGACTTCGAGGCCGACTACTACCTGATCGAGGGTGC is a genomic window of Ferrimonas sp. YFM containing:
- a CDS encoding nitrate reductase cytochrome c-type subunit, encoding MKAKILMVAAALIVAGCQMNATEQAQNTAESRRGEAAVNTQVPAAPIANYPKKQVVDEVFAGQPPLIPHKATYPITLKRNGCMSCHKPKKQTLPVSHTDNGKLKGQLYQCKACHVPQADNVGALANK
- a CDS encoding alginate export family protein, whose translation is MKLRYLATVTALALSSAAVAAEPASIADAVAEGSVKLDARLRYENVSQDNALKDADALTLRTRLTLETAAYQGLSALVEFEDSRDAFGINDYNDALGSKPEYSVIADPNTTELDQAFLRYQRGMFKGTLGRQVVTMDNHRFVGHVGWRQDRQTFDAVNLMLTPAKDLSLNYVYINQRNRIFAEEKDVDSKDHLINVGYKTGFGKLTAYAYLLEMDNDTTNGIDTYGVRFAGGAKLANTPVKYQLEYATQENKANDFEADYYLIEGAATFGVVTAKLGYEVLGSDSGQYGFSTPLATLHKFNGWADQFLGTPDAGLVDLYAGVSGKALGGKFAAIYHDFSADESVAADDFGSEIDLSYTTKVAKNYTLGVKYAMYDAGDIKVDTDKLWVWASASF
- the napA gene encoding nitrate reductase catalytic subunit NapA; the encoded protein is MSLNRREFIKANAAVAAATAAGAILPVSTVNAAQGKDDLEWGKAPCRFCGVGCSIMVGTKDNQVIATRGNPDSPVNKGMACAKGYYLSKIMYGKDRLTTPLLRMKGGQYAKDGELTPVSWDRAYEIMAEKWKASLKKKGPSSVGMFGSGQWTVWEGYAAVKMMKAGFRSNNIDPNARHCMASAVVGFLRAFGIDEPMGCYDDIEHADDFVMWGSNAAEAHPILWNRVTDRRLGHPGAKIHAISTYRNRCFDIADNGLIFKPQTDLILLNYIANYIIENGAVNKDFVNKHTKFAMATTDIGYGLRPDHPREKEAKNQKSAKKMTPISFDEYAKFLSTYTLEYTVEQTGVDADALVAIAKAYADPKRKVMSMWCMGANQHVRGVWVNNSIYNIHLLTGKISEPGNSPFSLTGQPSACGTAREVGTFAHRLPADMVVMKKPHRDITEKRWAVPEGTIPAKPGYHAVLQSRMLKDGKLNCYWTQVTNNLQAGPNINEETLPGFLNPENFIVVSDAYMTVTASMADLVLPTAMWVEKEGAYGNAERRGQYWHQLVKPVPGARSDVLQVVEFSKYFKMEEVWPEELLAQKPEYRGKTMFDVLFGNGVVDKFPVSDCKGKHNDESEALGFYLQKGLFEEYAAFTRGHKHDLGEFDEYFGEGMRWPVIDGKETLWRFKEGLDPLVKPGTGFEFYGKPDGKAMIIANPYEGPAEELTEQYDMWLCTGRVLEHWHTGTMTGRVDELNKAYPNAKIYMSDKDAAKRGLKRGDEVMVSSPRGAVRTRIETKGRYEMPEGVVFMPFCDARQLVNKLLLDATDPMSKETDFKKCPVQVVKA
- a CDS encoding chaperone NapD, giving the protein MSETVHISGLVVSCTAELEGAVIPALTEIPGCELHTKTDDGKLVVTLERDSQASTSEAIEAISAIEGVMNTALAYHRVEQL
- a CDS encoding EAL domain-containing protein, whose translation is MSKFRWQLGRFIRLGWRYFSLCLLVGVLFSLSLSLMTHTNNINSRLDLGLSLFDAYYNQSEQELKQLAGRIPWGMCDASSELELKRQAELSHFFDYLATMSDEEGFCRDEDLIIAPSTAFNMLLEGQGPTWMKNVSHHLQSYQMMALHLGDSRYLFGITKSRRMMELLFPEPELLSNAKITLKFKEQTIVSLGEAKQDWLSQHYKEQRGPLSISLSLAPQHLTLSLKRDLSLGLPLTLIFSTLVTMLLLYWRSYQGLHPEDLLDTFSNREIFPVFQPIVDGRDKRVLGHEMLARWSHPQLGNVPPDEFIPMLEYHQQLDRLLYELAPQCQYQPSQHGYLSINLAGQQLLSEKRSLGDFLEHLSRQIGIEPWQMVVEITEREVLDFHSRPFQRTLYNIRQRGFKVAIDDFGTGHNGLASLKVFQPDYLKVDRSFIQAIKHRRDPQPVLDSILQLANRLEIEVIAEGVETEEQRLYLLDRGITRMQGFLFARPGPLTISSPKREDGQESPSRSAAGSTILAADLAITGDT